In Lacerta agilis isolate rLacAgi1 chromosome 1, rLacAgi1.pri, whole genome shotgun sequence, the following proteins share a genomic window:
- the KLHL41 gene encoding kelch-like protein 41, whose translation MDSRRELAEELRLYQSTLLQDGLRELLEEKKFVDCSLKAGDKSLPCHRLILSACSPYFREYFLSEQSEEKKKEVVLDNVDPVILDMILKYLYSASIDLNDSNVQDIFALASRFQIPSVFTVCVSYLQKRLAVGNCLAILRLGLLLDCPRLALSARDFVSDHFVKICKEEDFRQLAYHELISVISPDSLNIEKEEVVFEAVMRWVQADKENRAKNLGEVFDCIRFRLMDEKYFKEHVEKDEIIKSNPDLSKKIKVIKDAFAGKLPEPTKGAGKSGKGEVNGDVGDEDLLPGYLNDIPRHGMFTKDLILLINDTASVAYDPTENECYLAALSEQIPRNHSSIVTKQKQVYVVGGLYVDEENKEQPFQSYFFQLDTITSEWVGLPPLPSARCLFGLGELENKIYVIAGKDLQTEESLDSVLCYDPTSLKWNEVKKLPLKVYGHATTSHNGVVYCLGGKTDDKKCTNRVFSYNSKRGDWRDLPPMKVARSMFGIAVHKGKIVIAGGVTEEGLSASVEAFDLTTNKWEVMPEFPQERSSISLVELSGSLYAIGGFAMIQLETKEFAPNEVNDIWKYDDEKKEWCGMLKEIRYASGASCLSVGLNLFKLSKL comes from the exons ATGGATTCCCGAAGAGAACTTGCGGAAGAGCTTCGGCTTTATCAATCCACTCTTCTTCAAGATGGCCTTAGGGAACTTTTGGAAGAGAAAAAGTTTGTTGATTGTTCCCTAAAAGCTGGGGATAAAAGTCTCCCTTGCCACAGACTGATTCTGTCAGCCTGTAGCCCTTATTTCCGTGAGTACTTCTTATCGGAGCAAAgcgaggagaaaaagaaagaggtggtcctgGACAATGTGGATCCTGTCATCCTAGATATGATTCTTAAGTACCTTTATTCTGCAAGCATTGACCTCAACGATTCTAACGTGCAAGATATTTTTGCTTTGGCAAGCCGCTTTCAAATCCCTTCCGTTTTCACTGTCTGTGTTTCTTACCTCCAGAAGAGACTTGCTGTTGGCAATTGCCTAGCCATCCTGAGATTAGGTCTCCTCCTCGACTGCCCGAGACTTGCCCTGTCCGCCCGTGATTTTGTGTCAGACCACTTTGTGAAGATTTGCAAGGAAGAGGACTTCAGGCAGCTCGCCTATCACGAATTGATCTCTGTGATTTCGCCAGACAGCTTGAACATCGAAAAGGAGGAAGTGGTTTTTGAGGCTGTGATGAGATGGGTGCAAGCGGATAAAGAGAATCGAGCAAAGAACCTCGGAGAAGTGTTTGACTGCATCCGCTTTCGCCTGATGGACGAGAAATATTTCAAGGAGCATGTTGAGAAGGATGAAATTATCAAAAGCAACCCAGATCTTTCAAAAAAGATTAAGGTTATTAAAGATGCCTTTGCTGGGAAACTGCCTGAGCCAACCAAAGGTGCAGGGAAATcgggcaaaggagaggttaatgGTGACGTGGGGGACGAAGATTTGCTTCCTGGTTACCTAAATGATATTCCGAGGCATGGAATGTTTACTAAAGACCTTATTCTTCTCATAAACGATACTGCTTCTGTGGCGTATGACCCCACAGAGAATGAATGTTACCTGGCAGCGCTGTCGGAACAGATTCCCAGAAATCATTCCAGCATAGTCACTAAACAGAAGCAGGTTTATGTAGTGGGAGGACTGTATGTGGACGAAGAGAACAAGGAGCAGCCTTTCCAGTCATACTTTTTCCAG ttggATACCATCACTTCTGAATGGGTTGGTCTTCCACCGCTGCCATCAGCCAGGTGCCTGTTTGGATTAGGTGAACTGGAGAACAAAATCTATGTAATTGCAGGCAAAGACCTCCAAACTGAGGAGTCTCTGGATTCAGTACTGTGCTATGATCCCAC ATCACTCAAATGGAATGAGGTCAAAAAGCTCCCCCTCAAAGTCTATGGCCATGCTACTACTTCACACAATGGAGTTGTATATTGTCTTGGAGGAAAGACTGATGATAA AAAATGCACTAACAGAGTGTTTTCATACAATTCCAAGAGGGGAGACTGGCGTGATCTTCCCCCCATGAAAGTGGCTCGCTCTATGTTTGGCATCGCTGTCCATAAAGGCAAAATTGTGATTGCAGGGGGGGTTACCGAAGAGGGCCTCTCAGCTTCCGTTGAAGCATTTGATCTCACCACTAACAA ATGGGAGGTTATGCCAGAGTTTCCACAAGAGAGAAGCTCCATCTCTTTAGTTGAACTGTCTGGCTCCTTGTATGCCATTGGGGGCTTTGCTATGATTCAGCTTGAAACGAAGGAATTTGCACCTAATGAGGTGAACGATATCTGGAA GTATGACGACGAGAAGAAGGAGTGGTGTGGGATGCTGAAAGAAATTCGCTATGCTTCTGGTGCCTCTTGCCTTTCTGTTGGCCTGAATCTCTTTAAGCTCTCAAAGCTGTAA